One genomic window of Halolamina sediminis includes the following:
- a CDS encoding zinc-binding dehydrogenase, with the protein MRAGHITHEGPAAEAIEIVDVETPEPGSDELRLRVEACGLNRFDVFARVGHPEEDDVFPKRTGGDIVGVVDAVGENVSTERLGNEVMVYGGVTCGECEYCLAGEHTMCHEYEIIGEDRPGGLAEYVTVPADNVDPKPDSLGWVAAAALPAAFTTAYRMMFTVGDLGPSDTALILGASGGVGNAALQYADMVGATAYATTSTEEKAERLDRWADEVIDYTETPFDEAVMALTDGRGVDVVADHVGEETWQRSIDSLAMGGKMVICGATSGPDPDIDIRSVYQHHRQILGAPMGNRQEFRDAVALAARGEVGPVIDCVLPLAELAEGHRIIEDREVFGKVVVRPSR; encoded by the coding sequence ATGCGTGCAGGTCACATTACCCACGAGGGACCGGCGGCCGAAGCCATCGAAATCGTCGACGTCGAGACCCCCGAACCCGGCTCGGACGAACTCCGGCTCCGGGTCGAAGCCTGCGGGCTCAACCGGTTCGACGTGTTCGCCCGGGTCGGCCACCCCGAGGAGGACGACGTGTTCCCCAAACGCACCGGCGGCGACATCGTCGGCGTCGTCGACGCCGTCGGTGAGAACGTCTCGACCGAACGCCTCGGGAACGAGGTGATGGTGTACGGCGGCGTCACCTGCGGGGAGTGTGAGTACTGTCTCGCCGGCGAACACACGATGTGCCACGAGTACGAGATCATCGGCGAGGACCGCCCCGGCGGGCTCGCGGAGTACGTCACGGTCCCGGCCGACAACGTCGACCCGAAACCCGACTCGCTGGGCTGGGTGGCCGCGGCGGCGCTCCCCGCGGCGTTCACGACTGCTTACCGGATGATGTTCACCGTCGGCGATCTTGGCCCCTCGGACACCGCGCTGATCCTCGGCGCCAGCGGCGGTGTCGGCAACGCCGCGCTCCAGTACGCCGACATGGTGGGGGCGACGGCGTACGCCACCACCTCGACCGAGGAGAAAGCCGAGCGACTCGACCGGTGGGCGGACGAGGTGATCGACTACACCGAGACGCCGTTCGACGAGGCGGTGATGGCACTCACCGACGGCCGTGGCGTGGACGTCGTCGCCGACCACGTCGGCGAGGAGACGTGGCAGCGGTCCATCGACAGCCTCGCGATGGGCGGGAAGATGGTCATCTGCGGCGCGACCTCGGGCCCGGACCCGGACATCGACATCCGTTCGGTGTACCAGCACCACCGCCAGATCTTGGGGGCGCCGATGGGGAACCGACAGGAGTTCCGTGACGCTGTGGCATTGGCTGCCCGCGGAGAGGTCGGGCCCGTCATCGACTGCGTGCTCCCGCTAGCGGAACTGGCGGAGGGCCACCGAATCATCGAGGACCGCGAGGTGTTCGGTAAGGTCGTCGTCCGGCCGTCCCGGTAG
- a CDS encoding IclR family transcriptional regulator translates to MSNGSNPLKSVERSFQVLEFVRDNEPVTLTQVSEALALSKSTIHRHLATLISIGYVSREDGQYRVSFEFLSYANRIHLRDPAYPMIKRKVRDLADDSEELVQFTTHEDGRLVYLFKETGRNGLVSRSDARTFRPLHATAGGKAILSTWPRAEVEAYIDRNGLEAITEHTITDPAVLFEELERVRERGYATNVEETVEGLGAVSVPIEAQDDRVVGALGISGPINRVGDGDGEYTQLLLDVKKELELNIRLL, encoded by the coding sequence ATGTCAAACGGTTCGAACCCGCTGAAATCGGTCGAACGATCGTTTCAGGTCCTCGAATTCGTTCGCGATAACGAACCGGTCACCCTGACACAGGTCTCGGAGGCGCTCGCGCTGTCGAAAAGCACGATCCACCGCCACCTCGCGACGCTCATCTCGATCGGGTACGTCAGTCGGGAGGACGGCCAGTACCGCGTCTCCTTCGAGTTCCTCAGCTACGCCAACCGCATCCACCTGCGAGATCCCGCCTACCCGATGATCAAGCGGAAGGTCCGCGATCTCGCCGACGACTCCGAAGAGCTCGTGCAGTTCACGACCCACGAGGACGGCCGGCTGGTGTACCTGTTCAAGGAGACGGGGCGCAACGGCCTCGTCTCCCGGTCGGACGCCCGAACGTTCCGGCCGCTGCACGCGACTGCGGGGGGGAAGGCTATTCTCTCGACGTGGCCGCGTGCCGAGGTCGAGGCGTACATCGACCGGAACGGGCTCGAAGCGATCACCGAACACACCATCACGGATCCGGCCGTGCTGTTCGAGGAGCTCGAACGAGTTCGAGAACGCGGCTACGCTACCAACGTCGAGGAGACGGTCGAGGGACTGGGCGCGGTGTCGGTCCCCATCGAGGCTCAGGACGACAGGGTCGTCGGCGCCTTGGGTATTTCGGGACCGATCAACCGCGTCGGCGACGGTGACGGTGAGTACACCCAACTGCTTCTCGACGTGAAGAAGGAGCTCGAACTGAACATCAGGCTGCTGTAG
- a CDS encoding M28 family peptidase, with amino-acid sequence MSEAITDRSALSDVERRVVDEISIDEPWDLLEEFSELNRLSGSEDERAAASYLTGRLDALGVEHQRFDPELYISQPHDASIRTINKTFEPGIVKTVGFSASTTVEAEVEYVGTASSDLVDDGEAGPREPFAELDDLEGRIALVDGGSFSIGATTLLEEKGAGGVIAIHEHRREPHDGIATPVWGGAPPYDERERIPDVPIANVTKHDGEILREWAESEEGLELELSTDLTTDWMACPIVEARIEGGAAPENDDFLLLHGHYDSWYVGITDNATGDAGMLELARVLEKHSDELKRDIRICWWPAHSTGRYAGSTWYTDEHALEIAERCVAQVNMDSPGAKDSAEYTDMSCWTPEAHGLVTDAIDDVAGIPSAEQFPPRAGDYSLDNIGVTGFFMLGSNIPEEVREERGYHPVGGCGGNSDAWHVSTDTLDKAGKDELLRDIRIYAVSILRVLNAELLPFDHARYADRLIDQVEEYDDAAGDAFDFGPTLDELRALREEIGSFRERAEAGEIDPETANRAITDLSRTLTRLYLVEDGQFEQDPATSRNPVPRYDPAHDLARVGEDDARFIQVQLKRAQNETVYELRQARNRLPN; translated from the coding sequence ATGAGCGAGGCAATCACCGACAGGAGCGCGCTGAGCGACGTGGAGCGGCGGGTCGTCGACGAGATCTCGATCGACGAGCCCTGGGACCTCTTAGAGGAGTTCTCGGAGCTGAACCGCCTCTCCGGCTCCGAGGACGAACGGGCGGCCGCGAGCTACCTGACCGGCCGACTCGACGCCCTCGGTGTCGAACACCAGCGGTTCGACCCCGAACTGTACATCAGCCAGCCCCACGACGCGTCGATCCGAACGATCAACAAGACGTTCGAGCCCGGCATCGTCAAAACCGTCGGGTTCTCGGCGTCGACGACGGTGGAAGCCGAGGTCGAGTACGTCGGCACCGCCAGCAGCGACCTCGTCGACGACGGCGAGGCGGGCCCCCGCGAGCCGTTCGCGGAGCTTGACGATCTCGAAGGGCGGATCGCGCTGGTCGACGGCGGGAGCTTCTCTATCGGCGCCACGACCCTCCTGGAGGAGAAAGGCGCCGGCGGCGTGATCGCGATCCACGAACACCGACGGGAGCCACACGACGGGATCGCGACGCCGGTGTGGGGCGGTGCACCCCCCTACGACGAGCGCGAACGCATCCCGGACGTGCCGATCGCCAACGTCACGAAACACGACGGCGAGATCCTCCGGGAGTGGGCCGAGAGCGAGGAGGGGCTCGAGCTCGAACTGTCGACCGACCTCACGACCGACTGGATGGCGTGCCCGATCGTCGAGGCACGGATCGAGGGCGGGGCGGCTCCCGAGAACGACGACTTCCTGCTGCTGCACGGCCACTACGACTCGTGGTACGTCGGCATCACCGACAACGCGACCGGCGACGCCGGAATGCTCGAACTCGCCCGGGTGTTGGAGAAGCACAGCGACGAGCTGAAACGCGACATCCGCATCTGTTGGTGGCCCGCCCACTCGACCGGGCGCTACGCCGGATCGACGTGGTACACCGACGAACACGCGCTCGAAATCGCCGAGCGCTGTGTCGCACAGGTGAACATGGATAGCCCCGGCGCGAAGGACTCCGCGGAGTACACGGACATGTCCTGCTGGACGCCCGAGGCGCACGGCCTCGTGACCGACGCGATCGACGACGTCGCCGGCATCCCCTCCGCGGAGCAGTTCCCGCCGCGTGCGGGCGACTACTCCCTCGACAACATCGGCGTGACCGGCTTCTTCATGCTGGGCTCGAACATCCCCGAAGAGGTCAGGGAAGAACGCGGCTACCACCCTGTCGGCGGCTGCGGCGGGAACTCCGACGCCTGGCACGTCTCGACTGATACCCTCGACAAAGCTGGGAAGGACGAACTCCTGCGAGACATCCGGATCTACGCGGTCAGCATCCTGCGCGTACTGAACGCGGAGCTGCTGCCGTTCGACCACGCCCGGTACGCCGACCGCCTGATCGACCAAGTCGAGGAGTACGACGACGCCGCCGGCGACGCCTTCGACTTCGGGCCGACTCTCGACGAACTCCGGGCGCTCCGCGAGGAGATCGGGTCGTTCCGGGAGCGCGCCGAAGCGGGCGAGATCGACCCCGAGACCGCGAACCGTGCGATCACCGACCTCTCTCGCACCCTCACTCGGCTCTACCTCGTCGAGGACGGGCAGTTCGAACAGGACCCGGCGACGAGCCGGAACCCCGTCCCGCGGTACGACCCGGCCCACGACCTCGCACGCGTCGGCGAGGACGACGCTCGGTTCATCCAGGTTCAGTTGAAGCGCGCACAGAACGAGACGGTGTACGAGCTCCGACAGGCCCGGAACCGCCTCCCCAACTGA
- a CDS encoding mandelate racemase/muconate lactonizing enzyme family protein, with protein sequence MITSVEVVSREIPYADAFPTSYDDQSPTQHVFVRVRTDDSTGYGEGSALKWFTGDTAATMASIVRSEFVPAIEGKPVTAALGTCRDLADRLPGNPGASAGVEMALLDLRAKQLGVPVRELLGQPRRESVPLAFASGALPAETVAANVVDAFEAGFRTFKIKVDGDLDGDAARINAVTRELAERADPEEVFVRADANTGWESYERAVRAIDRIDRQAFVEYYEQPVAADAAGDLRSLRTVRGVPVFADEAVHDVAEVRELTREPAAVSGFCAKLAKAGSLIEIVRMGELAADAGLPVTLVSAFETSLGVAANLHVASVLPTLSSAAELGANLIAEDPVDRSIERAADTPVPEGPGLGVELDDALFD encoded by the coding sequence ATGATAACGAGTGTCGAGGTCGTGAGCCGCGAGATTCCCTACGCCGACGCGTTCCCGACGTCGTACGACGATCAGAGCCCCACCCAACACGTGTTCGTGCGGGTGCGCACGGACGACTCGACCGGCTACGGCGAAGGGTCGGCGCTGAAGTGGTTCACCGGCGACACCGCGGCCACCATGGCGTCGATCGTCCGATCGGAGTTCGTCCCGGCGATCGAGGGGAAACCGGTCACGGCGGCGCTCGGCACCTGCCGTGATCTGGCCGACCGCCTCCCGGGTAACCCGGGTGCGAGCGCCGGCGTCGAGATGGCGCTGCTCGATCTCCGAGCGAAACAGCTCGGCGTCCCCGTCCGCGAGCTGCTGGGTCAGCCCCGCCGAGAGTCGGTCCCGCTCGCGTTCGCTTCTGGCGCGCTCCCGGCGGAGACGGTGGCGGCGAACGTCGTCGACGCCTTCGAGGCGGGGTTCCGGACGTTCAAGATCAAGGTCGACGGCGATCTCGACGGCGACGCCGCGCGGATCAACGCCGTCACCCGAGAGCTCGCCGAGCGGGCCGACCCCGAAGAGGTGTTCGTCCGCGCCGACGCCAACACCGGCTGGGAGTCGTACGAACGGGCGGTTCGGGCCATCGATCGGATCGACCGGCAGGCGTTCGTCGAGTACTACGAACAGCCCGTGGCCGCCGACGCCGCCGGCGACCTCCGGTCGCTGCGGACCGTCCGCGGGGTACCGGTGTTCGCCGACGAGGCAGTCCACGACGTCGCGGAGGTGCGCGAGCTCACTCGCGAGCCCGCGGCGGTCTCGGGGTTCTGTGCGAAGCTCGCCAAGGCGGGGTCGCTGATCGAGATCGTCCGAATGGGCGAGCTGGCAGCCGACGCCGGCCTCCCGGTGACGCTGGTCAGCGCGTTCGAAACCTCCCTCGGCGTGGCGGCGAACCTCCACGTGGCGTCGGTGCTCCCGACGCTCTCCTCGGCGGCGGAGCTGGGCGCCAACCTCATCGCAGAAGATCCGGTCGACCGATCGATCGAGCGGGCGGCCGACACGCCCGTCCCCGAGGGCCCGGGGCTGGGCGTCGAACTCGACGACGCGCTGTTCGACTGA
- a CDS encoding M28 family peptidase encodes MSQESAGQKSLDQYESRLTDAVSIDEPWALLEEFSELERVSGTEDERRAAEYLTGRLDAVGVEYERYDPELYISQPHDASVTVDDGAFQPGPVKTVAFSASRSVTGELVYVGEAEQSDVGADDGSQYHAVNVTRPYADVDDLNGKVALTAAGSLSIRATRVLEEKGAAGVIAIHEHEREPHDGIATSVWGGAPPYDEKERIPDIPIANVTRPDGDELRSYADAETTHEVTLETDVRTDWMACPIVEARIEAGNADPDDEDFVLLHGHYDSWAVGIADNATGDAGLLELARVFEEHSEELQRDLRVAWWPGHSTGRYAGSTWYADEFAMALAEDCVAHVDMDSPGAKGSTEYVDMACWMPEMHGVVSGAIEDATGAPYSENRPRRAGDYSFNNLGVSGAFTLSSNIPADVRETMRWHTVGGCGGNADAWHLSTDTIDKAGKPELVRDIRMYAVLVSRLLRADVLPHDHVRNVERHRSIVADYDELAGDAFDFAPTLDALDELADAVESFYDGVEAGEIDPETANETIKTLSRTLTRLNFVSDGQFEQDPAYNRPPYPRFEHTSLFEVYDEDDDEYRFLQVELQRAQNDAVFELSRLQEALPN; translated from the coding sequence ATGTCTCAGGAGAGTGCCGGCCAGAAGTCGCTAGACCAGTACGAATCACGACTCACGGACGCAGTGTCGATCGACGAGCCCTGGGCGCTGCTGGAGGAGTTCTCGGAACTCGAGCGCGTCTCGGGCACCGAGGACGAACGGCGCGCCGCCGAGTACCTCACCGGGCGGCTGGACGCCGTCGGCGTCGAGTACGAACGTTACGATCCCGAGCTGTACATTAGCCAGCCCCACGACGCGTCGGTCACGGTCGACGACGGCGCCTTCCAGCCGGGACCGGTGAAGACCGTCGCGTTCTCGGCGTCGCGGTCGGTGACCGGCGAGCTGGTGTACGTCGGCGAGGCCGAGCAGAGCGACGTGGGCGCCGACGACGGGAGCCAGTACCACGCCGTGAACGTCACTCGGCCCTACGCCGACGTGGACGATCTGAACGGGAAAGTCGCGCTCACCGCGGCGGGGAGCCTCTCGATCCGGGCGACCCGGGTGCTGGAAGAGAAAGGCGCCGCCGGCGTAATCGCGATCCACGAACACGAGCGCGAACCGCACGACGGGATCGCTACGTCCGTCTGGGGCGGCGCACCCCCCTACGACGAGAAGGAGCGCATCCCGGACATCCCGATCGCCAACGTCACCCGGCCGGACGGCGACGAGCTGCGGTCGTACGCCGACGCCGAGACCACCCACGAGGTGACGCTCGAAACCGACGTGAGGACCGACTGGATGGCGTGTCCGATCGTCGAGGCCCGCATCGAGGCCGGGAACGCCGACCCCGACGACGAGGATTTCGTGCTGCTGCACGGCCACTACGACTCGTGGGCCGTCGGGATCGCGGACAACGCGACCGGCGACGCCGGCCTGCTGGAGTTGGCCCGCGTCTTCGAGGAGCACTCCGAGGAGCTGCAGCGTGACCTCCGTGTCGCGTGGTGGCCCGGCCACTCCACGGGGCGCTACGCCGGGTCGACGTGGTACGCCGACGAGTTCGCGATGGCGCTCGCCGAGGACTGCGTCGCCCACGTGGACATGGACAGCCCGGGTGCGAAGGGCTCCACCGAGTACGTCGACATGGCGTGCTGGATGCCGGAGATGCACGGCGTGGTCTCCGGCGCGATCGAGGACGCCACCGGCGCCCCCTACAGCGAGAACCGCCCCCGGCGCGCCGGCGACTACTCGTTCAACAACCTCGGCGTCTCGGGTGCGTTCACGCTCTCCTCGAACATCCCCGCCGACGTGCGGGAGACGATGCGCTGGCACACGGTCGGCGGCTGTGGCGGGAACGCCGACGCCTGGCACCTCAGCACCGACACGATCGACAAGGCGGGCAAGCCCGAGCTGGTGCGTGACATCCGGATGTACGCCGTACTGGTCTCGCGGCTGCTCCGGGCGGACGTGCTCCCCCACGACCACGTTCGAAACGTCGAGCGCCATCGCTCGATCGTCGCGGACTACGACGAGCTCGCCGGCGACGCGTTCGACTTCGCTCCCACCCTCGACGCGCTGGACGAGCTCGCCGACGCGGTCGAGTCGTTCTACGACGGCGTCGAAGCCGGCGAGATCGACCCCGAAACCGCGAACGAGACGATCAAGACGCTGTCGCGGACGCTGACCCGGCTCAACTTCGTCAGCGACGGGCAGTTCGAACAGGACCCGGCGTACAACCGCCCACCGTACCCGCGCTTCGAGCACACCTCGCTGTTCGAAGTGTACGACGAGGACGACGACGAGTACCGGTTCCTGCAGGTCGAACTGCAGCGGGCACAGAACGACGCGGTGTTCGAGCTGTCGCGGCTGCAGGAGGCGCTCCCGAACTGA
- a CDS encoding zinc-binding dehydrogenase, producing MRAVHIVDSGAPEDVLAIRELPRPEPGPEEVTVAVRACALQHADVFARVGHPEIEATFPKRPGTEIAGVVDEVGDGVEGWTPGDRVNVYHHVSCGECEFCERGEQTMCPHDRKFGSDFPGGLAEYVRVPAANLESVPDDVDMTTAAAWPSSFTTAWRMLVSGGGLEPSETALILGASGGVGHAALQLADRIGAEVYATTSADWKAEKAGAWAEAMIDYTQEPFDERVVELTDGRGVDLVADHVGEETWQRSIDSLATGGRMVICGATSGPDPDIDIRSVYQRHRRILGTPMGSRQDFRDVGHLIARGEVSPVVDRVLPLDRVAEGHRAIENREVFGKVVVTPQE from the coding sequence ATGCGAGCAGTTCACATCGTCGACAGCGGTGCCCCGGAGGACGTACTGGCGATCCGCGAACTCCCGCGACCCGAACCCGGCCCGGAGGAGGTGACGGTGGCGGTGCGGGCGTGTGCGCTCCAGCACGCGGACGTGTTCGCCCGCGTCGGCCACCCGGAGATCGAGGCGACGTTCCCGAAGCGGCCCGGAACGGAGATCGCGGGCGTCGTCGACGAGGTCGGCGACGGCGTCGAGGGGTGGACGCCCGGCGACCGGGTCAACGTCTACCACCACGTGAGTTGTGGGGAGTGTGAGTTCTGTGAGCGGGGCGAGCAGACGATGTGCCCCCACGATCGGAAGTTCGGGAGCGACTTCCCCGGCGGGCTGGCGGAGTACGTCCGGGTGCCCGCGGCGAACCTCGAATCGGTGCCCGACGACGTCGACATGACGACGGCGGCCGCCTGGCCCTCCTCGTTCACGACCGCGTGGCGAATGCTCGTGAGCGGCGGGGGACTGGAGCCGAGCGAGACCGCGCTGATCCTCGGCGCCAGCGGCGGCGTCGGCCACGCCGCCCTCCAGCTCGCCGACCGGATCGGCGCCGAAGTGTACGCGACGACCTCCGCCGACTGGAAGGCCGAGAAAGCGGGGGCCTGGGCGGAGGCGATGATCGACTACACCCAGGAACCGTTCGACGAGCGTGTGGTCGAACTCACCGATGGCCGGGGGGTGGACCTCGTCGCCGATCACGTCGGGGAGGAGACGTGGCAGCGGTCCATCGACAGCCTCGCGACCGGCGGGCGCATGGTGATCTGCGGCGCGACTTCGGGGCCGGACCCCGACATCGACATCCGCTCGGTGTACCAGCGCCATCGGCGGATCCTCGGGACGCCGATGGGGAGCCGCCAGGACTTCCGGGACGTCGGCCACCTGATCGCCCGGGGCGAGGTATCGCCGGTCGTCGACCGCGTGCTCCCGCTCGATCGCGTCGCCGAGGGCCACCGCGCCATCGAGAACCGGGAGGTGTTCGGCAAGGTCGTCGTGACGCCCCAAGAGTGA
- a CDS encoding ABC transporter substrate-binding protein, translating to MTDQRPDNPVQRRNFLKKTGALGATVTLASFAGCAGGDGDGGDNTDTETVAGGGDSDTVEMEGFQVPSENVVPQSELDDAQAIPELTLIVNPPDAQPDDHETSMFVTEEIAKLGLDTTVETMTWPSQSSTVWDGEDWDMTFWQMVGRPSRLDPDEFSVQMGHSSFQTGYNYYFWEDEEYDEKVMAQREELDQDAREQLVKECQQIFHDRGPSTFLMYPDKTIPWNSERWEGVVELNGMGAVNMLTFANMEPTGDRTELNIAYDQELQALNPFDQSGEIDMIQHRMIWDRLAWPNESALPEPRLAEEFNWKDDTTLEVPIKEGHTFHDGEPVTAEDVKYSYNIHRDYSTYFSGPVEPVNEITVVDDHTVEFSFDYHFAPFPMAAMGRIAIIPKHKWTDIIENRMDVDNPMLYQEEEPLGSGPMEFVHWKSSEEVRLERFEDHFDPIAYEARNSRIIPSVQTMLTQLENGTLDMLANYRGDKDVLQDRVDENDSLSMAATTTVGFKQISYNNDRPPFHIDGFRRAMNHRFDKETIVNDIYGGWGSIAPNTLVSSALENWHNSELERYEFSLQAAANELIEAGFVWDESDGMLYMPADNTEIDGDDQP from the coding sequence ATGACCGACCAGAGACCCGACAACCCGGTACAGAGACGCAACTTTCTGAAAAAGACCGGCGCACTGGGAGCGACGGTGACGCTCGCTTCCTTCGCCGGCTGTGCGGGCGGCGACGGTGACGGCGGCGACAACACCGACACGGAGACCGTCGCGGGCGGCGGCGACAGCGACACCGTCGAGATGGAGGGGTTCCAAGTGCCCTCCGAGAACGTCGTCCCCCAGAGCGAACTGGACGACGCACAGGCGATCCCCGAGCTCACCCTGATCGTCAACCCCCCGGACGCACAGCCCGACGACCACGAGACGTCGATGTTCGTGACCGAGGAGATCGCCAAGCTCGGCCTCGACACCACCGTCGAGACGATGACGTGGCCCTCCCAGTCCTCGACCGTCTGGGACGGCGAGGACTGGGACATGACGTTCTGGCAGATGGTCGGGCGCCCGTCCCGACTCGACCCCGACGAGTTCTCGGTCCAGATGGGGCACTCGAGCTTCCAGACGGGGTACAACTACTACTTCTGGGAGGACGAGGAGTACGACGAGAAAGTGATGGCCCAGCGCGAGGAGCTGGACCAGGACGCCCGCGAACAGCTGGTCAAGGAGTGCCAGCAGATCTTCCACGACAGGGGGCCGAGCACGTTCCTGATGTACCCCGACAAGACGATCCCGTGGAACAGCGAGCGCTGGGAGGGGGTCGTCGAGCTCAACGGGATGGGTGCGGTGAACATGCTGACGTTCGCCAACATGGAGCCCACCGGCGACCGGACGGAGCTCAACATCGCGTACGATCAGGAGCTGCAGGCGCTCAATCCGTTCGACCAGTCCGGTGAGATCGACATGATCCAGCACCGGATGATCTGGGACCGCCTGGCCTGGCCCAACGAGTCGGCCCTGCCCGAGCCCCGCCTCGCCGAGGAGTTCAACTGGAAGGACGACACCACCCTCGAAGTCCCGATCAAGGAGGGCCACACGTTCCACGACGGCGAGCCGGTCACCGCCGAGGACGTGAAGTACAGCTACAACATCCACCGCGACTACTCGACGTACTTCTCGGGGCCGGTCGAGCCGGTCAACGAGATCACGGTCGTCGACGACCACACCGTCGAGTTCAGCTTCGACTACCACTTCGCGCCGTTCCCGATGGCGGCGATGGGCCGCATTGCGATCATCCCCAAGCACAAGTGGACCGACATCATCGAGAACCGGATGGACGTCGACAACCCGATGCTGTACCAAGAGGAGGAGCCCCTGGGGTCGGGGCCGATGGAGTTCGTCCACTGGAAATCCTCCGAGGAGGTCCGTCTGGAGCGGTTCGAAGACCACTTCGACCCGATCGCCTACGAGGCGCGTAACTCCCGGATCATCCCCAGCGTCCAGACGATGCTGACCCAACTCGAGAACGGCACGCTGGACATGCTGGCGAACTACCGCGGCGACAAGGACGTGCTGCAGGATCGCGTCGACGAGAACGACAGCCTCAGCATGGCCGCGACGACGACGGTCGGGTTCAAGCAGATCTCCTACAACAACGATCGCCCGCCGTTCCACATCGACGGGTTCCGCCGCGCGATGAACCACCGCTTCGACAAGGAGACGATCGTCAACGACATCTACGGCGGCTGGGGGTCGATCGCGCCGAACACGCTGGTCTCCTCGGCGCTGGAGAACTGGCACAACAGCGAGCTCGAACGGTACGAGTTCAGCCTGCAGGCCGCCGCGAACGAACTCATCGAGGCCGGCTTCGTCTGGGACGAGAGCGACGGGATGTTGTACATGCCCGCCGACAACACCGAGATCGACGGGGACGATCAGCCCTAG
- a CDS encoding ABC transporter permease, giving the protein MGLKEFVTRRIIQIVVLYFAIATMLFFLFRAAPGDPLAAYIGTGFTQEQAAQIRATFGLDQPVHVQYWKYMTNLVTFNFGLSYITGDPVWGIIQDRIWNTLALMGTSVVLAYLIGVPFGAYLAWNRGTKRERFGVVFALISRSAPVFWTGLLGIWLFSFKLGWLPAGSMSQPGVTYSSKLAQFTSPDFLRHLILPALVQAFYFYSLPALLMRNSMLEVMNEDFVDFAELKGISDFSVMLKHAARNALLPIVTAFAVAAGFAVGGSVVLETVFAWPGLGREMVRAVIANDYPVAQATFLILAGLVLIANFLADLAYGYLDPRITYD; this is encoded by the coding sequence ATGGGACTCAAAGAATTCGTCACGAGGCGTATCATTCAGATCGTCGTCCTCTACTTTGCGATAGCGACGATGCTGTTTTTCCTGTTCCGGGCGGCGCCCGGTGATCCGCTGGCGGCGTACATCGGCACCGGGTTCACCCAGGAGCAAGCGGCACAGATACGGGCGACGTTCGGGCTCGACCAGCCCGTCCACGTCCAGTACTGGAAGTACATGACCAACCTGGTCACGTTCAACTTCGGGCTCTCCTACATCACGGGCGACCCGGTCTGGGGGATCATTCAGGACCGCATCTGGAACACGCTCGCCCTGATGGGCACGTCTGTCGTGCTGGCGTACCTGATCGGCGTCCCCTTCGGCGCGTACCTCGCGTGGAACCGCGGGACGAAACGCGAGCGCTTCGGCGTCGTGTTCGCGCTCATCTCCCGGAGTGCGCCGGTGTTCTGGACGGGGCTGCTCGGTATCTGGCTGTTCTCGTTCAAGCTCGGCTGGCTCCCCGCGGGGTCGATGTCGCAGCCGGGGGTGACCTACTCCAGCAAGCTCGCACAGTTCACCAGCCCCGACTTCCTGCGACACCTGATCCTGCCGGCGCTCGTCCAGGCGTTCTACTTCTACAGCCTGCCGGCGCTGCTGATGCGCAACAGCATGCTCGAAGTGATGAACGAGGACTTCGTGGACTTCGCGGAGCTGAAGGGGATCAGCGATTTCTCGGTGATGCTGAAACACGCCGCCCGGAACGCGCTGCTCCCGATCGTGACGGCGTTTGCCGTCGCCGCCGGCTTCGCCGTTGGCGGCAGCGTCGTCCTCGAAACCGTGTTCGCGTGGCCGGGCCTGGGCCGAGAGATGGTCCGGGCGGTGATCGCGAACGACTACCCCGTGGCGCAGGCGACGTTCCTGATCCTCGCCGGACTGGTACTGATCGCGAACTTCCTCGCGGACTTGGCGTACGGCTACCTCGATCCGCGGATCACCTACGACTGA